In the genome of Pontibacter actiniarum, the window GGGGAGCTGTGTTTGGTGGCTTGGTCGTTGCCTTGGTGGTGCAGCTAACGCTAAGCCTGTTGGGCCTCGGCATAGGCATCGGGTCCATTGACCCAACGCAGGAACAAAACCCTATGGCTGGATTGGGAACGGGTACGCTTATCTGGTGGATTGTCAGTATGCTGATTTCGCTCTTTGCTGGCGGCTGGGTGGCAGGGCGCTTGGCAGGTATGCCAACTGGCTTCGACAGCATACTGCACGGTATTTTAACCTGGAGCCTTTTTACCTTGCTCTCTTTCTACTTGCTGACAACAGCTATTGGTAGAATTGTAAGTGGTGTGGGAAATGTGGTTGGCCAGACCCTGTCACTTGCCGGACAAGGGGTAGCGGCTGTCGCCCCGCAAGCGGCTGATGCCATCCAATCGAGAGTGGAAGGAAGCGGGATCAACCTCCAGTCCATTAAGCAGGAAGCGCGGCAGATTCTACAGCAGACAGGTAAACCGGAGCTGCAGCCGGAGAATATTGAGCAGGAGGCCAGGCAAGCGGGAAGCACTGTGGAGCAAAGAGCAGGTGAGGCTGCTGCAAACCCACAGGCCGCCGGTTCAACTTTTGATGAGGTGATGGACAGGCTGTATGGGCAAGGGGCAGATATCGTAAACGCTGCCGACCGTGAGGCGGCTGTTAATGTTGTGATGGAGCGCACGGGCAAAAGCAGGGAAGAAGCCAACGAAATTGTTAGCAGCTGGATTTCCACCTACGAGCAGGCTAAATCACAGTTCAAGGAAACAAGAGCTCAGGTAGGGGCACGGGCGCAGCAGATTGGCGGGAATGTGGCCGATGCTGTTTCCAAGGCAGCTATTTATGCTTTCTTTGGGCTTGTGCTGGGTGCTATTGCTGCAGCGGTTGGAGGCAAAGTAGGGGAGCCTAAAGATTTGGTGGCAGCCGGTGATGAGGCTGTCCGGCCTGTGTAGGTAAGCTGAAATAGAAAACCAGAAGGGCCAGCTACTGTAGCTGGCCCTTCTGGTTTAAAATCGGTTCTGTGCAGCTCATAGGCTGCTTGTGTGTCAGCAGTACGGTTAGGCTGCTTTTATCTTCCTTACGGAATCCAGGGGATGTCTTTAAAGTTCGGCTTACGCTTCTCCAGGAATGCATTTCTGCCTTCTTTGGCCTCTTCGGTCATGTAGGCAAGGCGGGTGGCCTCACCGGCAAACACCTGCTGCCCTACCATGCCATCGTCTGTGGCGTTAAAGGCAAACTTCAGCATTTTAATAGAAGTAGGCGACTTCTGCAGAATCTCCTGCGCCCACTCGTAGGCTGTATCCTCCAGCTCGTCGTGCGGCACAACGGCGTTCACCATGCCCATGTCGTAAGCCTCCTGTGCGGAGTAGTTGCGGCCCAGGAAGAAGATTTCGCGGGCACGTTTCTGGCCCACCATCTTTGCTAGGTAAGCAGATCCGTAGCCGCCGTCGAAGCTCGTTACATCGGCATCGGTTTGCTTGAAGATGGCGTGCTCCTTGCTGGCCAGCGTCAGGTCGCAAACTACGTGTAAGCTGTGGCCGCCGCCTACGCACCAGCCCGGTACTACGGCTATCACCACTTTCGGCATAAAGCGCATCAGGCGCTGCACCTCCAGGATGTTCAGGCGCGGCATACCCGCCTCGTCCACGTAGCCCTGGTGGCCGCGTGCATTCTGGTCGCCGCCACTGCAGAACGAGTACACGCCGTCTTTGGTAGACGGGCCCTCGGCAGAAAGCAGCACTACGCCAATAGAAGTGTCTTCGCGGGCATCCAGAAATGCCTCAAACAGTTCCGCCACCGTTTTCGGGCGAAACGCGTTGCGTACGTTTGGTCGGTTAAAAGCGATACGGGCCACGCCATCCGCTTTCTTATAGGTTATATCCTCGTATTCCTTTACGGTTTTCCAATTAGCTTTGCTCATAACTCTTATTTTGTTGCAATTTAGCCATTTCTGTAGTGTAGCTCAACTGGTTTATACCTTAATACTGCCTGTAGGCTCTAAATCAGCTGAACCGCTTGCTTTCCGGGCGACCTTTTTCTTCAGCCGCAGGAAACGCACCTCTACCAGATGATAGCTGAGCAAGGTAACTATGGCAGTGGTGGCCGCAAGCAGCAGCGCCACGCTTAGGCTCAGGTACTGCCCCGGAATATACCCTTTTAGGTGGTGCTTAAGCGGGTCTGTAAACAGCCTGAACAGCGGCCAGTGATAGATGTACAGGCCAAAGGAATACTTGCCCAGAGCCCGCAGGGTTCTGGTGCGGAACAGCTGCCGTACGGCATTCCGGGGGTGGGTAGAAAGCGACACGGTCAGCAAGCAGCTAAACAGCAGCGCAAAGAGCGTATAGCCAGCCGTGGCCAGGTACGGGTTGTCGTAGCCGGGGCCTTCCGTTAGCACTGCAACCAGCAGGATACCCGCCGAGGCGTAGAGCAGGGGAAGCGTCCATCGGTTCAGTACCTCCCGGTGATGCTGAAGAAGCAGCGCAGCCAGACTGCCGAAAGCCAGGGCATCCATTCTGGAAGTTAGCAAAACGTAATAGCCCAGGTTCCCCTCCCAGAAAAGAAGCGAGCGGCTTAAAAGCGCCGTAACCAGTAAGGCGAATAGAAAGAGCAGGTAGTTCCGGGCGGCCAGAAAGTATACCGCAAGAGGCAGTATCAGGTAAAACTGCTCCTCAACCGCGATAGACCACAGGTGGTTCAGGTGGTGCGTGTTGCCCGGGAAAGCGTTAGCTAAGGCCGTGCTCACGTTCTGGAGAAAGAAGAAGTAGCTGATGTGCGGGAGCTCCGTAGCATAGATCACACTAAAAATGCAGGCGGCCCAAAGTATAAGCGCGTACAGCGGAAGTATGCGGAGCGCGCGCTTGGCGTAAAAAGAACGGAAGTACCCGCTCTCCTGCCTGCGTTGCAGCAGAATATTGGTGAGCAGGAAACCCGAGAGCACAAAGAAGAGGTCCACCCCGACCCAGCCCAGGGGGAAGAAGCTGGTGCAATGGTAACAAAGCACGGCCAGAATAGCCAGCCCCCTGATGCCATCCAAAGCCTCTACTTTCTGCCCGGCAGAAATAGGGGAAAGCCGCAGCTGCGGGAACAGCACGCGCTTAAAAGCTTTTCGGGTTACAGCACTCATGGGCTTGCTTATACTTGTCTGATGGGCTAACGTACAGACAAATATACCTTTAAGCAGGCGAAACAGGGCAACCCACAGCAAAAAAGCCTGCCACATGACTGCAGCAGGCCTCCTTTTGCTGATACGGTACGGTTGGTGGAACCTTGGCTTCCCGCTTATACTGCCGAGGCTTCCTCCAACTGCTTCAGGTCCTCCTGGCTCAGCGATGTTTGCATGGCCTCGGTAAACGCCTGAATATGCTTTTGCTTGGTGCCACTGGCGATGGGGGCGGTCACGAGCGGGCTGTTTATAAGCCAGGCCAGGGCAATACTGGCCTGCGAAACGTTATGTTTGGCGGATAGGTCGTCGAGGGCTGCCAGTATGCGCTTGCCGCGTGCATCCAGGTACTTTTTAATGCCGCCTCCGCGGGTGCTTTTGTCCAGGTCTTCCTCGCTGCGGTACTTGCCGCTCAGGAAGCCGCTGGCCAGCGAGAAGTACGTGATTACACCCAGGCCCTCTTCCCGGCAGATAGAGGCAACTCCCTTTTCGTAGCCCTCCCGGTCGTAGAGGTTGTACTCCGGCTGAAACACCTCGTAGCGGGGCAAGCCTTGGTTTTTGCTGGCATCCAGGGAGGCTTTTAAGCGCTCGGGCGAAAGATTGGAGGCCCCGATGTACCTTACTTTTCCTGCTTCTATGAGCTTCTGGTAAGCGCCGAGGGTTTCCTCTACCGGCGTTTTGTCGTCATCCCAGTGAGTCAAGTATAAATCGATGTGGTCGGTTTGCAGCCTTCTCAGGGAGTCATCGGCAGCTTTTAGGATGTGCTTTTCGGAGATATCTTTTTGCCCCTGGCCCATATCTGAGCCTACTTTGGTGATGATGTTGATGCTGTCGCGGTTGCCGCGCTCCTTCATCCACTTGCCAATGATGGTTTCAGACTCGCCGCCTTCGTTTCCTTCTGCCCAGCGGGAGTATACATCGGCCGTGTCAAGGGTGTTGATCCCGTTGCTGTATACTTCATCCAGAATAGCAAAGGATTCTTTCTCGTTCAGGGTCCAGCCAAATACGTTGCCACCCATTACAATTGGTGCGGTGTAGAGGTCGGTGTTGCCTAGCTTTCTTTTTTCCATGTCTTATACGTTAGGTTTGTTGGTACCATGTCTTTACCTGTTGCGGCCAGGGATGTTACACCCTCCAGGCCAAGGACAGTCTACAGACGCGTGCTTACATGCGCTGGTAAATTACTGTTCTTGTGCATCAGCCGCAAAAAGGCGCAGTAAGGAAGTAAGAAAACAGCTTCTCTCGGGTTTTGTTTTATGAGGTGAAACGTGTTGAGGGAATGGTTGGGTGATGGCGCTTTTAATGTGCTGCAGGTTTTGCTGTAGCCGGCTTTTTGTACTTCTTTTTGCCCCAGGTTAAGACCTCAACTCCCGTCGAAAAATGGCTCAGGTGCGGGGTGTTGTTCAACAGTCTACCAAACCTGGTGTACTGGGTATTTCTTCCCTCTTTATCCTTGAGTGTCGGTAGGGAGTTCTGACAGGCTTTTGGCAACCTGGCAGGATATTTTTGCTCCACCTTCAATGCTCCGGAAGTAAACGCCTGCTTTGTTGTTGTACTTCACATAGGTACGAATGTTGATTTCGTCAAAGTTGGATACAGGAGAGAAATACGGCAGGTTTCGCGACCTTATTTTTTCCATCGTAAATGCCACCAGCGACACCCAGGGCTTGCCTTTGAACAGGTCTATTTCCAAGTCGTCGGGGACGAGCTTTACTAACTCGTCGTAATCCACCTGCCAATGTAGGAAAGTCGCATTGTTCCATTCTTGGTAGTACCTCCACCTGCCGTTGGAAGCCCCCAGGGGCGATGCTCGGTTATCTACCTCTCACCTGCCTGCGTTGCTCCAGCAGAGCTACAAACCCTGCTGCCTGTTTGTGGTTTATTTTCTGGGTTGATAGATTAACTGTACAACCCCCGATTTGAATGTATTTGCTTGAACCAAGTGTAGGTTCACCCGGTCCTTTAAGTCCTCAAACAACGGCTTTCCACTTCCCAAGGCTGTTGGGTGAACTGAAATACGGTATAGGTCTACAAGCCCAAGCTGGATAAACGTTTTGATCAGGCCTGCCCCGCCGTAAAGCCAAATGTCCTTGCCGCCTTCTTTCTTTATAGCCGCTACGCTGTTAGCTATGTCCGAATGTAAAAAGGTTGCTCTGCCATCCTCTACAGGCTGGCGTGAGAACACGTACTTCTTCTTTGCGTGAACCGCTTGCCATAGTTTAAGCTCGGCCTCGCTTGCACCCTCGTCCGGCTGAAAGTTTCCCCAGGCGTCATAGCTTACCCGGCCATAAAAAATGGTGTCGATGGTCGACAGGAAGCCGTCAAAGTCCATGTCATCATCCATAATACACCAATCTATTTCTCCGTTTGGCCCCTCTATGAACCCATCTAAAGTTACAGCTAAGTCTAAGATTACTTTTTTCATGTTCAGTCAGATGCTATGTGGTAAAGTTGTTCCTGCAATAACCGCTAGCGCCTTGCTGTGGGGCGCGGGGCTGATAGCAGTGCGTTTGAGTACTGGTACTTTTACCTTTTTCTTAAAGTAGAAAAAATTACCATTGTCTTATCTAGCGCACTTGCGTTTGTTCCGCCTCCAAAGGCGTGAATCATTCTATTCCAGCCGGC includes:
- a CDS encoding dihydrofolate reductase family protein, giving the protein MKKVILDLAVTLDGFIEGPNGEIDWCIMDDDMDFDGFLSTIDTIFYGRVSYDAWGNFQPDEGASEAELKLWQAVHAKKKYVFSRQPVEDGRATFLHSDIANSVAAIKKEGGKDIWLYGGAGLIKTFIQLGLVDLYRISVHPTALGSGKPLFEDLKDRVNLHLVQANTFKSGVVQLIYQPRK
- a CDS encoding 1,4-dihydroxy-2-naphthoyl-CoA synthase, which translates into the protein MSKANWKTVKEYEDITYKKADGVARIAFNRPNVRNAFRPKTVAELFEAFLDAREDTSIGVVLLSAEGPSTKDGVYSFCSGGDQNARGHQGYVDEAGMPRLNILEVQRLMRFMPKVVIAVVPGWCVGGGHSLHVVCDLTLASKEHAIFKQTDADVTSFDGGYGSAYLAKMVGQKRAREIFFLGRNYSAQEAYDMGMVNAVVPHDELEDTAYEWAQEILQKSPTSIKMLKFAFNATDDGMVGQQVFAGEATRLAYMTEEAKEGRNAFLEKRKPNFKDIPWIP
- a CDS encoding DUF2071 domain-containing protein produces the protein MDYDELVKLVPDDLEIDLFKGKPWVSLVAFTMEKIRSRNLPYFSPVSNFDEINIRTYVKYNNKAGVYFRSIEGGAKISCQVAKSLSELPTDTQG
- a CDS encoding acyltransferase family protein, with the protein product MSAVTRKAFKRVLFPQLRLSPISAGQKVEALDGIRGLAILAVLCYHCTSFFPLGWVGVDLFFVLSGFLLTNILLQRRQESGYFRSFYAKRALRILPLYALILWAACIFSVIYATELPHISYFFFLQNVSTALANAFPGNTHHLNHLWSIAVEEQFYLILPLAVYFLAARNYLLFLFALLVTALLSRSLLFWEGNLGYYVLLTSRMDALAFGSLAALLLQHHREVLNRWTLPLLYASAGILLVAVLTEGPGYDNPYLATAGYTLFALLFSCLLTVSLSTHPRNAVRQLFRTRTLRALGKYSFGLYIYHWPLFRLFTDPLKHHLKGYIPGQYLSLSVALLLAATTAIVTLLSYHLVEVRFLRLKKKVARKASGSADLEPTGSIKV
- a CDS encoding aldo/keto reductase, with the translated sequence MEKRKLGNTDLYTAPIVMGGNVFGWTLNEKESFAILDEVYSNGINTLDTADVYSRWAEGNEGGESETIIGKWMKERGNRDSINIITKVGSDMGQGQKDISEKHILKAADDSLRRLQTDHIDLYLTHWDDDKTPVEETLGAYQKLIEAGKVRYIGASNLSPERLKASLDASKNQGLPRYEVFQPEYNLYDREGYEKGVASICREEGLGVITYFSLASGFLSGKYRSEEDLDKSTRGGGIKKYLDARGKRILAALDDLSAKHNVSQASIALAWLINSPLVTAPIASGTKQKHIQAFTEAMQTSLSQEDLKQLEEASAV